From the Salmo trutta chromosome 2, fSalTru1.1, whole genome shotgun sequence genome, one window contains:
- the LOC115154734 gene encoding protein FAM49B, producing MGNLLKVLTCTDLEQEPNFFLDFENAQPTDAEREVWEKVDLVLKDARGILDELQAYKGAGQEIREAIQNPNDDALQKAAWAAVVPLVGKLKKFYQFSQRLEAALHSLLGALTSETYDNPTQNLEREQALAKQFAEILHFTLRFDELKMTNPAIQNDFSYYRRTLSRMRINNTPTEGENEVNNELANRISLFYADATPMLKTLSDGTTKFVSENKNLPIENTTDCLSTMASVCKVMLETPEYRSRFTSEETVSFCLRVMVGVIILYDYVHPVGAFSKSSKIDMKGCIKVLRDQPPNSVEGLLNALRYTTKHLNDDSTNKTIKSMLQQQ from the exons ATGGGGAACCTGCTAAAAGTCCTGACTTGCACAGATCTGGAACAGGAGCCCAATtttttccttgattttgaaa ATGCCCAGCCCACAGACGCAGAACGAGAAGTGTGGGAGAAGGTGGACCTGGTGCTGAAGGATGCTAGGGGAATCCTGGATGAACTGCAAGCATACAAGGGAGCGGGTCAAGAGATCAGAGAG GCAATCCAGAACCCCAACGACGACGCGCTACAGAAGGCAGCGTGGGCGGCAGTGGTCCCCCTGGTGGGGAAACTCAAGAAGTTCTACCAGTTCTCCCAGAGATTAG AGGCGGCGCTGCACAGCCTACTGGGAGCCCTGACCAGCGAGACGTATGACAACCCCACGCAGAACTTGGAGCGCGAGCAGGCACTGGCCAAGCAGTTCGCCGAGATCCTGCACTTCACACTGCGCTTCGACGAGCTCAAA ATGACTAACCCTGCCATCCAGAATGACTTCAGCTATTACAGGAGAACTTTGAGCCGCATGCGGATCAACAATACACCG ACAGAGGGGGAGAATGAAGTCAACAACGAGCTGGCCAATCGGATATCTCTGTTCTATGCCGATGCCACGCCCATGTTGAAGACGTTAAGCGACGGCACGACAAAGTTTGTCTCAGAG AATAAGAACTTGCCCATCGAGAACACGACAGACTGCTTAAGCACGATGGCGAGTGTGTGCAAAGTCATGTTGGAAACGCC GGAGTACCGTAGCCGCTTCACCAGTGAGGAGACGGTTTCGTTCTGCCTGCGTGTCATGGTTGGCGTCATCATCCTCTACGACTATGTGCATCCTGTCGGAGCCTTCTCCAAGTCTTCCAAGATTGAT ATGAAAGGGTGCATCAAGGTCCTCCGAGATCAACCGCCCAACAGCGTAGAAGGCCTTTTAAACGCTCTCAG GTACACAACCAAGCATTTGAATGACGACTCGACCAACAAGACCATCAAGAGCATGCTGCAGCAGCAATAG